Part of the Cyanobacterium sp. T60_A2020_053 genome is shown below.
ACCAAGCAGGAACATTAAATAAAGCCAAACAAAAACTACTAAATTCTGTTAAAATATTACCAAGTAATAAACCATTTACCCTATTTTTAAAACCACGCCACAAAGTAAAAATAATACCACCAACCACACCGCCAACACCTAGCGCCCCCTGCACCAAAGCCAAAACTTCCCCTGAGTTATTACTTCTGGCTAAAATCATCGCTGGAAAAATTCCCCAAGCAATATTACTAAAAAAATTAGCAGTTAAAAGAAATAATAAAAGAGCCAATAAACTAGGATGATTAAAAATATAACGAAAACCAAAACTTAATCTTTGTGGTAAACTTTCATAGTGATTAAATTCTTTTTTCGGCTGGGGTATTTTTACAATGATAACAGTAAAAATTGCTATCAAGAATGTTATTAAATCAATGATTAAAACACTACTTAAACCACTACGATAATAAAAAAAAGTAGCTAAAAAAGGAGCTAAAATTTCTCCAGCTGAATAAGTCAAATAATCTTCCATCACCGTTGCCCTAGTATAGTCTTTTTTTGGTACAATCATCGCCATAGAAGTAGAAAAAGCTAAGTCTTGAAAATAGCTAAATAAACCATTAATAGCGCCCGTAAAATATAAATGCCAAATTTGTAAATTATCAGTAACTAATAAATATAAAATAATGATTGTAGAAACACCAGCAATACTATCCCCCAGCATCATTAAATATTTGCGGTTATAACTATCAACAATTACCCCCGCAAAAAGTGAAGCAATAATGCGCGGAGTTTGCACAAAAAAGACAATTAAAGCCAAAGGCGTTGCTTTTTCTGTAGCTTCCCAAGCCCACAATGTCACAGCAAAATTAGTCATTTGTGAGCCAATAGTTGATAGGGTAATACCTACCCATAAAATTAAAAATGTGTTGAGATTTTTTGGTTTATCCACTTAATTGTAATCTCGTGAAAATTGCTTACAGCAGTTTTCATTTCCTTAAACCACACTTTGGATTATTACAAATATTATCTTTGCGTCTTTGCGCCTCTGCGAGAAACAAAAAACGTGGTTTATTCATTTGAAATGCGCTGTAAATTATTATCTTTGTAGGGTGGGCATTGCCCACCATAACTTTTATTAAAAGCAGAAAAAAAGTAATTAGTATTTTATACTATGAAGAATAAGTATTAACAGCAGGGATTCTGACTAATAATTTTTCTTGTAAAATTTCTGGTACTTTTGCAGGTAAAATATAACCGTTTTCACTATCTGTATATAATTCTCCAAATTCTAATAGAGCTTGATGATAATTTTCATCTAAAGGTGGAATATTAACAAAATGATAAGTATATTTATTATTAGCTAAAAATGACACCGTACAAGGTTGACCACAAGTCCATAAACAACCACTTTTAACTATTTCTACTGACGATTTTTCAGCATTTTTAAGCAAATTCTTATAAAGATAATAACCTCCTGATTTTCCCTCTAAATTTTCTTGATTTGAT
Proteins encoded:
- a CDS encoding MFS transporter — its product is MDKPKNLNTFLILWVGITLSTIGSQMTNFAVTLWAWEATEKATPLALIVFFVQTPRIIASLFAGVIVDSYNRKYLMMLGDSIAGVSTIIILYLLVTDNLQIWHLYFTGAINGLFSYFQDLAFSTSMAMIVPKKDYTRATVMEDYLTYSAGEILAPFLATFFYYRSGLSSVLIIDLITFLIAIFTVIIVKIPQPKKEFNHYESLPQRLSFGFRYIFNHPSLLALLLFLLTANFFSNIAWGIFPAMILARSNNSGEVLALVQGALGVGGVVGGIIFTLWRGFKNRVNGLLLGNILTEFSSFCLALFNVPAWWMLSGFFMSFFSPLIGSSNQSIWLSKVDPSFQGRVFASRYFIAQVMSPFGLLISGLLADNFFEPLFNNSNILSPIFGTAEGAGMAFQYTIFSFLGIIITIVFWQLDISKNLEKNVPDI
- a CDS encoding DUF1636 domain-containing protein, which produces MKKDKLFICKSCQVSSNQENLEGKSGGYYLYKNLLKNAEKSSVEIVKSGCLWTCGQPCTVSFLANNKYTYHFVNIPPLDENYHQALLEFGELYTDSENGYILPAKVPEILQEKLLVRIPAVNTYSS